Below is a window of Vicinamibacterales bacterium DNA.
CCTCGGCATCGGTGTTGATCACTTCCACGCTCTTGCCGCTCGCCCCGTGCAGCACGTCCCCGGGCTTCATCGCGCGGCCCCCGGGCATGTTCTCCGTCGCCGGCACGACGCCGACGACGCGGATCGGCGCCTTGAGCAGCGCGATCGCGCGCATCGCGCAGACGACGGCGGCGCCGCCCGCCATGTCGTCCTTCATGCGCTCCATGCCTTCCGCCGGCTTGATCGAGATGCCGCCGGTGTCGAACGTGATCCCCTTGCCCACCAGCCCCAGCACCGGGGATTTCGGCGCGCCCGGGGGATCGTGCCGGAGGACGATGACCCGGGGCGGCTCCACGCTGCCGCGCGCCACGCCGAGCAGCAGCCCCATGCCGAGCCGGTCGATCTCCTTTTCGTCGAGCACGTCCACGCCGAGGCCGACCTCGCGCGCGAGCGCCGCGGCGCGCTCGGCGAAGATCCGCGGCGTCAGCACGTTCGAGGGCTCGTTCGCGAAGGCCCGTGCGAGATTGCTGCACTCGCCGAGAATCCGTCCGCGCTCGATCGCGCGCTCGAGCGCGCGCGCCGTCGTCGCGTCCGGCTGCGGCGCCAGCACGGTCAGCTCGGCCGCGGGCGGACCGAACCGCTCGCCCGTCTTGTATTGATCGACGCTGAATCCCGCGAGGATCAACCCTTCGACGACCGGCTGCACGCCGTCGAGCGGGCCGATCGGTCCGCGGAGCAGGAACGCGACCCGCGGGATCCGCCGTCCGCGCGCGAGCAGCGCCGACGCGGTCGCCAGCTTGCGCAGCCGCTCGGTGTC
It encodes the following:
- a CDS encoding leucyl aminopeptidase; translated protein: MIRLIAGPPADCDTDLLVIPVFEGESPAEALTWLDQGTGGEVKRATASGEIRGRLYEFFVTPIVNGAAKAARVAIAGAGKAGDFDTERLRKLATASALLARGRRIPRVAFLLRGPIGPLDGVQPVVEGLILAGFSVDQYKTGERFGPPAAELTVLAPQPDATTARALERAIERGRILGECSNLARAFANEPSNVLTPRIFAERAAALAREVGLGVDVLDEKEIDRLGMGLLLGVARGSVEPPRVIVLRHDPPGAPKSPVLGLVGKGITFDTGGISIKPAEGMERMKDDMAGGAAVVCAMRAIALLKAPIRVVGVVPATENMPGGRAMKPGDVLHGASGKSVEVINTDAEGRLILGDGLWYAQQQGATHLVDVATLTGACVVGLGKAASGLFGRPDSWRDLVRDVAQRAGDRCWPMPLYDEYFDQIRSEIADMLNSGGRAGGACTAAVFLKEFAGTLPWAHMDIAGTAWADEGKPFQPKGPIGIAVRTLAELPFTHERW